One Psychrobacillus glaciei genomic region harbors:
- a CDS encoding UDP-N-acetylmuramoyl-L-alanyl-D-glutamate--2,6-diaminopimelate ligase, protein MQCEIAGDLSRATINRWIDHSKQIEEGDIFVSQTNNRIFMEEAIQRGAMAILTKCFVPDCIVPQIIIPTDMERFIRRLSSVSYELYGKQIKTIGITGTNGKTTVASFIGQLLMQQNKLVCVIGTLGVYVNGEKLNNLFRNNTTLPFYDFMQVVKYCYEKNVEYIVLEASSQGLLDQRLGNYPIDVGVFLNIGKDHIEFHGGMVPYKKSKEMLIPLSKQLVINDDDAWCRSIADKTRLPIIRFGENFTNDVVYQKVDYSTEKVRYKYLIKEKELQVEMNNSGYYNGLNLAAAIAVMGALGFSLDEVKTVNLPIGRLERIHNNEGIEVLIDYAHTPDALEASLSAVASYAKRNIYVVFGCGGNRDKQKRKWMGEVATKYATTAIITNDNPRNENPTDIIADILKGANTEKVITETDRKQAIIMALSSAKKGDIVVIAGKGHEQEQIVHDLVVPFSDHEVVRNYFKGFGGVITKNDPVA, encoded by the coding sequence GTGCAATGTGAGATTGCAGGAGATTTGTCACGGGCAACGATAAATAGATGGATTGATCATTCTAAACAAATCGAAGAAGGGGATATATTTGTCTCACAGACAAATAATCGAATCTTTATGGAGGAAGCGATTCAAAGAGGAGCAATGGCTATTTTAACAAAGTGCTTTGTCCCTGATTGTATCGTCCCGCAAATAATAATACCAACTGATATGGAACGTTTTATAAGACGGCTGTCATCCGTTTCTTATGAACTTTACGGAAAACAAATAAAAACGATTGGCATAACCGGAACGAATGGAAAAACAACGGTCGCATCATTTATCGGACAATTACTAATGCAACAAAATAAATTGGTTTGTGTTATAGGAACTCTAGGTGTATATGTCAACGGAGAAAAATTAAATAACTTATTTCGGAATAATACTACTTTGCCTTTTTATGATTTCATGCAAGTAGTTAAGTATTGTTATGAAAAAAATGTTGAATATATAGTATTAGAGGCTTCTTCACAAGGGCTATTAGACCAACGTCTAGGTAATTATCCAATAGATGTAGGCGTATTTCTTAATATAGGAAAAGATCATATTGAGTTCCACGGAGGAATGGTTCCTTATAAAAAATCCAAAGAAATGCTTATCCCCCTTTCAAAACAACTTGTTATTAATGACGATGATGCATGGTGCCGATCTATAGCTGATAAAACTCGCTTGCCAATCATTCGTTTTGGAGAAAATTTTACAAATGACGTTGTTTATCAAAAAGTAGATTACTCAACGGAAAAGGTACGATACAAATATCTAATAAAAGAAAAAGAACTTCAAGTAGAGATGAATAATAGTGGTTATTATAATGGATTGAATTTAGCAGCGGCAATAGCTGTGATGGGAGCGTTAGGTTTTTCACTGGACGAAGTAAAAACGGTAAACCTTCCTATTGGAAGATTAGAACGAATTCACAATAATGAGGGAATTGAAGTTCTGATTGATTATGCGCATACACCTGATGCATTAGAGGCAAGTTTATCTGCAGTGGCATCTTATGCCAAGCGAAATATATATGTCGTTTTTGGATGTGGTGGAAATAGAGATAAACAGAAGAGAAAATGGATGGGGGAAGTGGCTACCAAATATGCAACAACAGCTATAATAACGAACGATAATCCAAGGAATGAGAATCCTACTGACATAATTGCCGATATTTTAAAAGGGGCAAATACAGAAAAGGTAATCACTGAAACAGATCGGAAACAAGCAATTATTATGGCTTTAAGTAGTGCTAAAAAAGGGGATATAGTAGTAATAGCAGGAAAGGGACATGAACAAGAACAGATTGTTCATGATCTTGTGGTCCCTTTTTCTGATCATGAAGTTGTCCGAAACTATTTCAAAGGGTTTGGCGGAGTTATAACGAAAAATGATCCCGTAGCATAA
- a CDS encoding CAP domain-containing protein: protein MKNLFRFLIAIAIVLAVFIYFDNPIQENELLTGSNNTGQIIPQETKGTVETNSIFSRPKTGISVLVGQPSSELIKLLGKPARIEPSSFGFEWWVYNDSYSSYQLVGVSEGQVKQVLAIGNSVEVTPYKIGQSIEDIYRFTLVQSEITISIGTNTYTFSLNEDDINNRILVQFDNLLAILYIDVVGKRLEAVRFSDLETLLLQKPYDILYNGSMIETQIPTSSFQIAVDRANERQIFEITNVYRLRHGVRVLESDMPLQDIARMQSKEMAKNNVVANDLAEIPTLSDTLKESNIEFSRAGGNTAAFYFDAGEAVNGWLNSKNHRDTLLGRRYTHTGVGVYGNYYTQNLIERPTSIEDRP, encoded by the coding sequence ATGAAAAATCTATTTCGTTTCTTAATCGCTATTGCTATTGTACTAGCAGTGTTTATATATTTTGATAACCCTATTCAAGAAAATGAGTTGCTTACCGGCTCGAATAACACTGGACAAATAATTCCGCAAGAAACGAAAGGAACTGTCGAAACAAACAGTATTTTTTCTAGACCTAAAACTGGTATTTCTGTGTTAGTAGGGCAACCATCTTCCGAATTAATCAAGTTATTAGGAAAACCAGCTCGAATTGAACCCTCCTCATTTGGTTTTGAGTGGTGGGTGTATAATGATTCTTATTCAAGTTATCAACTGGTAGGAGTTTCCGAAGGCCAAGTAAAACAAGTTCTGGCTATTGGTAACTCTGTGGAAGTTACACCATATAAAATTGGCCAGTCAATTGAAGATATCTATCGTTTTACGCTCGTTCAATCAGAAATTACAATTTCCATTGGAACGAATACATATACGTTTTCATTAAATGAAGATGATATTAATAACCGAATTTTAGTTCAATTTGATAATTTACTAGCTATTCTATATATTGATGTCGTTGGTAAACGGCTAGAAGCAGTTAGATTTTCTGATTTAGAAACCCTCTTATTACAGAAGCCATATGATATTTTATATAATGGTTCGATGATAGAAACTCAAATTCCTACTTCCTCTTTTCAAATTGCCGTAGACCGTGCAAATGAGAGACAAATTTTTGAAATTACAAATGTCTATCGACTGAGACATGGTGTTAGAGTTTTAGAATCAGATATGCCATTGCAAGATATTGCTAGAATGCAAAGTAAAGAAATGGCTAAAAATAATGTAGTAGCAAATGATTTGGCTGAAATTCCTACGTTAAGCGATACATTAAAAGAATCAAATATAGAGTTTTCCAGAGCTGGCGGAAATACAGCTGCTTTTTATTTTGATGCAGGAGAAGCGGTAAACGGTTGGTTAAACTCAAAAAATCATAGAGATACACTATTAGGTAGAAGGTATACACACACTGGGGTAGGGGTATACGGAAACTACTATACGCAGAATCTTATTGAAAGACCGACTTCCATAGAGGATAGGCCATAA
- a CDS encoding amino acid kinase family protein: MIIQKYGGIAMQDYESRKLIIKHIQKAMRNHEQVLVVVSAMGRRGQHYSTDTLLDLIPTTLSSVESDLLSACGELISASVLCAELKKGGISTTVLYGKNAGIITNEAYGNANIIDVNTNILNSTFNDFPCIIVPGFQGISEKTHNFTTLGRGGSDFTAVFYGHHLKAEVVEFYKNVPGVMTSDPSTNKTVELIPIMSYEELQTIISAPVEIIQKRAAKFAALYKVPLHIRSLYEDEDGTFVFH; this comes from the coding sequence ATGATTATTCAAAAATATGGTGGTATTGCTATGCAAGACTATGAGAGCAGGAAATTGATCATTAAACACATTCAAAAAGCAATGAGAAATCATGAACAAGTACTGGTAGTTGTTTCTGCCATGGGAAGAAGAGGTCAACATTATTCAACAGATACACTTTTAGACCTTATTCCAACAACTCTTAGTAGTGTTGAGTCAGATTTACTCTCAGCTTGTGGTGAATTAATTTCTGCATCTGTTTTATGTGCAGAATTAAAAAAAGGAGGAATTAGCACTACAGTTCTTTATGGGAAGAACGCTGGAATCATCACAAATGAAGCATATGGAAACGCAAATATAATAGATGTGAATACAAATATATTGAATTCTACATTCAATGATTTCCCTTGCATTATAGTACCTGGATTTCAAGGTATATCTGAAAAAACACACAATTTCACAACACTTGGTAGAGGTGGAAGTGATTTTACTGCTGTCTTCTATGGGCATCATTTAAAAGCTGAAGTTGTAGAGTTTTATAAAAATGTTCCTGGTGTTATGACATCAGACCCTTCAACAAATAAAACGGTCGAATTAATACCAATAATGTCTTACGAAGAACTTCAAACTATAATAAGCGCACCTGTAGAAATCATTCAAAAAAGAGCAGCTAAATTTGCTGCTCTGTATAAAGTTCCATTGCATATTCGATCTTTATATGAAGACGAAGATGGGACTTTCGTTTTTCATTAA
- a CDS encoding PaaI family thioesterase: protein MNELQSLLKQVTDNATDVEIRLVQEFLEGIQNKQKKDAPTYLNAIFHMNTQFEEDRCVVTLPVTPLSYNSFDMPHGGVIATLTDNAMGFLVNKDLRADGKGAVTTTMTIHYVKASTEKTLIATASYLHKGRQTLVMECTVTQLDGKKIAYATGSFFVITPPNPLK, encoded by the coding sequence ATGAATGAATTACAATCTTTGTTAAAACAAGTAACTGATAACGCAACAGACGTTGAAATAAGATTAGTCCAAGAATTTTTAGAAGGCATACAAAACAAACAAAAAAAGGATGCCCCTACCTACTTAAATGCCATATTTCATATGAATACACAATTTGAAGAGGATAGATGTGTTGTCACACTACCAGTAACCCCTCTTTCCTATAACAGCTTTGATATGCCGCACGGAGGAGTAATTGCTACCCTAACAGATAATGCAATGGGCTTCCTTGTTAATAAGGACTTAAGAGCAGATGGTAAAGGCGCTGTAACTACAACTATGACGATTCATTATGTCAAAGCTTCAACAGAAAAAACGCTGATAGCAACTGCATCATACTTACATAAAGGGCGTCAAACTTTAGTTATGGAATGTACAGTGACACAGCTGGATGGCAAAAAAATTGCTTATGCTACGGGATCATTTTTCGTTATAACTCCGCCAAACCCTTTGAAATAG
- a CDS encoding YlbF family regulator, which yields MIMTNEWAILMDHSDKLCKMILSSEQFYRYLDAHRAVYTNSNIVSEINHFAKLKDQYEEVQRFGKYHPDYSTVMKDIRVTKRKLDMVDEIATLKVAENELQDLLDEVSLLVGKSVSEGVKVPVSNPFFASSGSSCGSGCGTGGSCSCSA from the coding sequence ATGATAATGACCAACGAATGGGCTATTTTAATGGACCACTCAGATAAACTATGTAAAATGATTCTTTCCTCTGAACAATTTTATCGATACTTAGATGCACATCGTGCTGTATATACAAATTCGAACATAGTTAGTGAAATAAATCATTTCGCTAAACTAAAAGACCAATATGAAGAGGTTCAACGGTTCGGAAAATACCATCCTGATTATTCGACAGTTATGAAAGATATTCGCGTAACTAAAAGAAAACTGGATATGGTGGATGAAATTGCAACACTGAAAGTTGCTGAAAACGAATTACAAGACTTACTAGATGAAGTGAGTTTGTTAGTCGGTAAATCTGTTTCAGAAGGAGTAAAAGTACCAGTAAGTAATCCATTTTTTGCATCTAGCGGTTCAAGTTGCGGAAGTGGATGCGGTACAGGTGGTTCTTGCTCCTGTTCTGCATAA